A genomic segment from Nicotiana tabacum cultivar K326 chromosome 7, ASM71507v2, whole genome shotgun sequence encodes:
- the LOC107775360 gene encoding serine/threonine-protein kinase PEPKR2, which translates to MRKKRKGCEILCPNKQQREIWDSTSTHDSMISNLKKTHFSLEECSRRLKKRCKEDDAVGLGSCSRTSIRLAAATAPAPGGSSSISLCTRGLKRKIGCIDAATQMGRKNKIEDDYVMGEALGKGKFGSVFMCRSKLTGVEFACKTLPKGEETVHREVEIMQHLSGHPGVVTLQSVYEDGESFHLVMELCSGGRLIDRMTKEGRFSEHKAANIFKDLMMVIQYCHDMGVVHRDIKPENILLTASGKIKLADFGLAMRIANGQSLSGLAGSPAYVAPEVLTGDYGKKTDIWSAGVLLHALLVGVLPFQGGSLDALFEAIKSMTLDFHSDKWQSVSKPARDLLERILTRDVAARITAEEVLSHPWMLFYTERTLKPVSVRLKPKHFSGTPSQIPTATSRLESDGKKRCSKFNTGETKVLRCENLNRESGEFEESDDSGLVDVLAAAILHCRISEPKRSRLCVTSSPIREQCSSNLKSSLCKAF; encoded by the exons ATGAGGAAGAAGAGAAAAGGATGTGAAATTCTGTGCCCTAATAAACAACAGAGAGAAATATGGGATTCGACTTCAACCCATGATTCGATGATATCGAATTTGAAAAAAACCCATTTTTCATTAGAGGAATGTTCTAGAAGGTTGAAAAAGAGGTGTAAGGAAGATGATGCTGTTGGCCTAGGATCTTGTAGTAGAACTAGTATTAGGCTTGCTGCTGCAACTGCGCCGGCGCCAGGTGGCAGTTCGTCGATTAGTTTGTGTACACGaggtttaaaaagaaaaataggatgcATAGATGCAGCCACACAAATGGGTAGGAAGAATAAGATTGAAGATGATTATGTAATGGGGGAAGCATTAGGGAAAGGTAAATTTGGGTCagtttttatgtgtaggagtaAGTTGACCGGGGTTGAATTCGCCTGCAAGACGTTGCCTAAAGGCGAAGAGACGGTTCATAGGGAAGTGGAGATAATGCAGCACTTATCGGGGCACCCGGGTGTGGTGACATTGCAGTCTGTCTATGAGGATGGGGAAAGTTTTCATTTGGTGATGGAGTTGTGCTCCGGTGGGAGGTTGATTGACCGGATGACAAAGGAAGGTAGGTTTTCGGAGCATAAGGCTGCTAATATATTTAAGGATTTGATGATGGTGATACAGTATTGTCATGATATGGGAGTTGTACATAGGGATATTAAGCCTGAGAATATCCTTTTAACTGCTTCTGGGAAGATAAAGCTTGCAGATTTCGGCTTGGCTATGAGGATTGCCAATG GTCAGAGTTTAAGTGGGTTGGCTGGAAGTCCTGCTTATGTGGCCCCTGAAGTTCTTACAGGGGATTACGGGAAAAAGACTGATATTTGGAGTGCTGGTGTTCTTTTACATGCTCTACTAGTTGGTGTTCTTCCGTTTCAGGGGGGCTCTTTGGATGCCCTTTTTGAGGCAATTAAAAGCATGACACTTGATTTTCACTCAGATAAATGGCAATCTGTGTCTAAACCTGCACGAGATCTTCTTGAGCGGATTCTCACAAGGGATGTTGCTGCAAGGATAACTGCAGAAGAAGTATTAA GTCATCCGTGGATGCTGTTCTACACCGAGCGAACTTTGAAGCCAGTGTCTGTCAGGTTGAAGCCAAAGCATTTCTCTGGTACCCCAAGCCAAATACCAACAGCTACGTCTAGACTAGAATCAGATGGAAAGAAGAGATGCAGTAAATTTAACACTGGCGAAACCAAAGTTTTAAGGTGTGAAAATTTGAATAGAGAGTCTGGAGAATTTGAAGAATCGGACGACTCAGGCTTAGTTGATGTGCTTGCAGCAGCGATACTGCATTGCAGGATATCTGAACCAAAAAGGAGCAGATTGTGTGTTACAAGTAGTCCAATAAGGGAACAATGTTCTTCTAACTTGAAGTCCAGCCTATGCAAGGCTTTCTGA